A single genomic interval of Celeribacter indicus harbors:
- a CDS encoding ABC transporter ATP-binding protein has translation MGNGPRTGRNDNPRRVCIVENLGVAIEGGRQIIEDVSFTIRQGEYFALVGESGSGKSVTCHAMMRILPFRPKISGRIIVDGSDVWTLSPGHLRQFRQRSVGMIFQDPLAALNPVRRIGAQMVETLRLHHPDAPKSELEDRAVEALRAVRVAKPGERLSVYPHQLSGGLNQRVMIAFALMGDPALLVADEPTTALDMSVQAEILDLIDELRAAKGLTVLMVTHDLGIVADRATGLAVMQGGRLVEAGPTRDVVAAPKAEYARKLFAAARVEWNTAPLPPAMRPVPVLRFESVNKSYAPQGRAGGERVVAAEKVSFEVGAGEIVALVGESGSGKTTAAKMAMGLVQPDSGRIELPRNDGRPLRPQMVFQHPRDSLDALMTLDAQFHEVLRVHGWRDAARREARIGEICDSVGLGRALLHRRPGFLSGGEAQRAVIARALLLEPDLLLADEPLSAVDVQIQKQIVACFRRLRDELGIAILLITHDLRIVLELADRVVVMRDGRVVEDVPLADFADGARDPYTQRLIDAIPGRNLVAGSVTEERAPA, from the coding sequence TTGGGAAACGGGCCCCGGACGGGCCGCAACGACAATCCTCGCCGGGTCTGCATCGTTGAGAATCTGGGCGTGGCGATCGAGGGCGGGCGGCAAATTATCGAGGATGTCTCCTTCACCATCCGTCAGGGCGAATATTTCGCGCTGGTTGGCGAAAGCGGCTCGGGCAAGAGCGTAACCTGCCATGCAATGATGCGGATCCTGCCGTTCCGGCCGAAGATCTCGGGGAGGATCATCGTCGACGGCTCCGATGTCTGGACGCTGTCGCCGGGCCACCTGCGACAGTTCCGGCAGCGTTCTGTCGGCATGATCTTTCAGGATCCGCTGGCCGCGCTCAACCCGGTGCGCCGGATCGGGGCGCAGATGGTCGAAACGCTGCGCCTGCATCATCCCGATGCGCCGAAATCCGAGCTTGAGGATCGCGCGGTCGAGGCGTTGCGTGCAGTGCGGGTGGCCAAGCCCGGCGAGCGCCTCTCGGTCTATCCTCACCAACTTTCGGGCGGGCTCAATCAGCGGGTGATGATCGCCTTCGCGCTGATGGGCGACCCGGCGCTGCTGGTTGCCGACGAGCCGACGACCGCGCTCGACATGTCGGTACAGGCGGAGATCCTTGATCTGATCGACGAGTTGCGTGCCGCAAAGGGACTTACAGTGCTGATGGTGACGCATGACCTGGGCATCGTGGCCGACCGCGCAACCGGCCTCGCTGTAATGCAAGGAGGGCGGCTCGTGGAGGCCGGACCGACGCGCGATGTCGTGGCGGCGCCGAAGGCCGAATATGCGCGAAAGCTCTTTGCCGCTGCGCGGGTGGAATGGAACACCGCGCCGCTGCCGCCCGCGATGCGCCCCGTGCCGGTGCTGCGTTTCGAAAGTGTCAACAAATCTTATGCGCCGCAAGGCCGCGCGGGGGGCGAGCGGGTGGTCGCGGCTGAAAAGGTGTCCTTCGAAGTTGGCGCGGGCGAGATCGTTGCGCTGGTGGGCGAGAGCGGCTCGGGCAAGACCACGGCGGCGAAGATGGCCATGGGCCTTGTGCAGCCCGACAGCGGCCGGATCGAACTGCCGCGCAACGATGGCCGACCGTTGCGGCCGCAGATGGTGTTCCAGCACCCGCGCGATTCGCTCGACGCGCTGATGACGCTCGACGCACAGTTCCACGAGGTGCTGCGGGTCCACGGCTGGCGTGACGCTGCCCGTCGCGAGGCTCGGATCGGGGAGATCTGCGACAGCGTCGGCCTCGGTCGGGCGCTGCTCCACCGGCGCCCCGGCTTTCTGTCCGGCGGTGAGGCGCAGCGCGCCGTGATCGCTCGGGCGCTGCTGCTGGAACCGGATCTGCTGCTCGCCGACGAACCGCTCTCGGCGGTGGATGTTCAGATCCAGAAACAGATCGTCGCCTGCTTCCGTCGCCTGCGTGACGAACTCGGCATCGCCATCCTGCTTATTACCCATGACCTGCGGATCGTGCTCGAACTTGCCGACCGGGTAGTGGTGATGCGCGACGGTCGCGTCGTCGAGGACGTGCCGCTGGCTGATTTCGCCGATGGCGCGCGCGACCCTTACACCCAACGGCTGATCGATGCGATCCCTGGCCGGAATCTCGTCGCCGGCTCTGTGACCGAGGAGCGGGCCCCGGCATGA
- a CDS encoding ABC transporter permease — MNLSIRLLRAVISLWLIVTLVFVCLRLTGDPVLAVVNPDDMSSEMLESYRRQWGYSGSIFDQYATYFLRVVQGDLGTSQISGKPAVTVVLERLPATLQLVAIATVLMVGIGVPLGTLAAMNPGGRLDTVIMTGSTVGFALPNFVLGIGLILVFSVMFRLLPSGGTGSAQHLILPALTVGLAKASIFTRFVRSAVLDAIKLPCVTSATARGLPPGQVFFRHILPNCMIPLVTMLPLLVGAMISAGAVVETVFAWPGIGRLVIDSVSQRDLAVLQATIMLIAFIMITTNLLVDVAYAWLDPRSTVRSAT; from the coding sequence ATGAACCTTTCCATACGTCTGTTGCGCGCGGTGATCTCGCTCTGGCTGATCGTCACGCTTGTCTTCGTCTGCCTCAGGCTGACCGGGGATCCGGTACTCGCCGTAGTCAATCCCGACGACATGTCGTCCGAGATGCTTGAGAGCTATCGCCGACAGTGGGGCTATTCAGGTTCTATCTTTGACCAATATGCCACCTATTTCCTCCGCGTGGTACAGGGCGATCTCGGCACCTCTCAGATCAGCGGCAAGCCGGCGGTGACGGTGGTGCTGGAGCGCCTGCCGGCGACGCTCCAGCTCGTGGCGATCGCCACGGTGCTTATGGTGGGCATCGGCGTGCCTCTCGGTACGCTCGCAGCGATGAACCCGGGCGGGCGGCTCGACACCGTGATCATGACCGGCTCGACCGTTGGCTTCGCTTTGCCGAACTTTGTCCTCGGCATCGGTCTGATCCTTGTGTTCTCGGTGATGTTCCGCCTGCTGCCTTCGGGCGGTACCGGCAGTGCACAGCACCTCATCCTGCCGGCGCTCACTGTCGGGCTGGCAAAGGCGTCGATATTCACCCGCTTCGTACGCTCTGCCGTGCTTGATGCGATTAAGCTGCCCTGCGTGACCTCGGCCACCGCGCGCGGTCTGCCGCCGGGGCAGGTGTTCTTCCGCCACATCCTGCCCAACTGCATGATCCCGCTCGTCACGATGCTGCCCTTGCTCGTCGGCGCAATGATCTCGGCAGGTGCGGTGGTCGAGACCGTCTTCGCCTGGCCCGGCATCGGCCGCCTGGTGATCGACAGCGTCTCGCAGCGCGATCTCGCCGTATTGCAGGCCACGATCATGCTCATCGCCTTTATCATGATCACCACCAATCTGCTGGTCGATGTCGCCTATGCCTGGCTCGACCCGCGCAGCACCGTGAGGAGCGCCACATGA
- a CDS encoding ABC transporter permease, whose amino-acid sequence MTDMPIPRRLHVGSVPPGVALSMLWLLAAVLTIVLAPFLPIPAPDKLDLLARLNPPVGLGGVPVHPLGTDDLGRDILARLIAAMRTSLLLAFFATILSAVLGTLLGILAAHFGGWVDQAVVGAVDAQASVPFVIVSLTLTAFFGNHLMLFLFILSLFGWERFARLSRAMTLVARGRGYVLAMSTLGFSWPRIYLRHVLPNIASSLLVTATINFPEVILLETSLSFLGLGIQPPMSSLGSMVGLGRNYLTTAWWIAAMPAAAIFLSTLAVSLIGDWARARISRS is encoded by the coding sequence ATGACCGATATGCCGATCCCCAGGCGCCTCCACGTGGGTAGTGTCCCGCCCGGCGTCGCTCTGTCGATGCTGTGGCTGCTGGCGGCGGTGCTGACGATCGTGCTTGCGCCGTTTCTGCCGATCCCCGCGCCTGACAAGCTCGACCTGCTCGCGCGTCTCAATCCGCCCGTTGGCCTCGGCGGCGTGCCGGTCCATCCGCTCGGCACCGACGATCTCGGTCGCGACATCCTCGCCCGGCTGATTGCGGCGATGCGCACCAGTCTGCTGCTCGCCTTCTTCGCCACCATCCTCTCCGCCGTCCTCGGCACGCTGCTCGGCATCCTCGCCGCACATTTCGGCGGCTGGGTTGATCAGGCCGTGGTTGGCGCGGTCGACGCACAGGCCTCGGTGCCCTTCGTTATTGTCTCTCTCACCCTCACCGCCTTCTTCGGCAACCATCTCATGCTGTTTCTGTTCATCCTGAGCCTCTTCGGCTGGGAACGCTTCGCGCGGCTGTCGCGGGCGATGACACTGGTTGCGCGCGGGCGCGGCTATGTGCTGGCGATGTCCACGCTTGGATTTTCCTGGCCGCGGATCTACCTGCGCCACGTCCTTCCCAACATCGCCTCCTCCCTGCTCGTTACCGCAACGATCAACTTTCCCGAGGTGATTCTGCTGGAGACCTCGCTCTCCTTTCTCGGCCTTGGGATTCAGCCGCCGATGTCCTCGCTCGGCTCGATGGTCGGGCTCGGGCGCAATTACCTCACGACTGCCTGGTGGATCGCCGCGATGCCCGCTGCGGCGATCTTCCTCTCTACTCTCGCCGTCAGCCTGATTGGAGACTGGGCACGCGCCCGGATCTCGCGGAGTTGA
- a CDS encoding AbrB family transcriptional regulator: MTFPQKTVARTALALLLAGCGGALATAAGVSAGWLCGAALFVAVAAIRQVPLAVPPALVMPAYVVLGAGMGSAVRPDLLLDFGHPAVSATAILLAILATTAAGYVVLRLCGWGAETAFFSAVPGALVQSVALAEAVPGVNVPVVAMVQTLRLIVLVTVVPLIIGSVGAPVPVPVAEVPFDLPLFLLLATCAIGQFLAHRLRLPAALLIGPFFASLLLHGSGLNAAHVPQPLLIPAYVVIGAHIGTRFGRTSPDVLLRLILPALASTGSGIVVALGVAWGAAAVLSVPPMLAFLAFAPGGIDAMSILALALHLDAGFVVLLQVARFLLLTVLLPFCAPRMQGGAEE, from the coding sequence ATGACTTTCCCCCAAAAAACTGTCGCCCGCACCGCTCTGGCGCTACTGCTCGCCGGCTGCGGCGGTGCGCTCGCCACAGCGGCGGGCGTATCCGCAGGTTGGCTCTGCGGAGCAGCCTTGTTTGTCGCCGTCGCGGCGATCCGGCAGGTGCCGCTGGCGGTGCCTCCGGCGCTGGTGATGCCGGCCTATGTCGTACTCGGCGCCGGCATGGGCTCGGCGGTCCGTCCCGACCTACTCCTGGACTTCGGGCATCCCGCCGTTTCTGCCACCGCCATACTCCTCGCGATTCTCGCGACCACGGCAGCGGGCTATGTCGTGCTGCGGCTGTGTGGTTGGGGGGCGGAGACGGCCTTTTTTTCCGCCGTGCCCGGTGCGCTGGTGCAATCCGTCGCGCTGGCCGAGGCGGTGCCTGGCGTAAATGTGCCAGTGGTGGCGATGGTGCAGACGCTGCGGCTGATCGTGCTGGTTACGGTGGTGCCGCTGATCATCGGGTCGGTCGGCGCGCCCGTTCCGGTGCCTGTGGCGGAAGTGCCGTTCGACCTGCCGCTCTTTCTTCTGCTGGCGACCTGCGCGATAGGCCAGTTCCTCGCCCACAGGCTGCGGCTGCCCGCCGCCCTGCTTATCGGCCCGTTTTTCGCCAGCCTCCTGTTGCACGGTTCCGGGCTCAACGCCGCGCATGTGCCACAGCCACTGCTGATCCCGGCCTATGTCGTCATCGGCGCCCATATTGGTACCCGATTCGGCCGCACCAGCCCGGATGTTCTGCTCCGCCTGATCCTGCCTGCCCTCGCCTCGACCGGCAGCGGGATCGTCGTCGCGTTAGGCGTCGCCTGGGGGGCCGCTGCGGTGCTTTCGGTGCCGCCGATGCTTGCCTTTCTTGCTTTCGCGCCGGGTGGCATCGACGCAATGTCGATACTCGCCCTTGCGCTCCACCTCGACGCCGGTTTCGTCGTGCTGCTCCAGGTCGCCCGGTTCCTTCTGCTCACTGTGCTGCTGCCGTTCTGTGCTCCGCGGATGCAGGGTGGAGCAGAAGAGTAA
- a CDS encoding MmgE/PrpD family protein — MALPNAVDTYTDDIAQLMAHYIVRADARLDDKLKAAARRALSDSIGVALGAFAYPAVAVGRRFVAPFSAESGCVIWGTRMRAAPDRAAIVNGVLLRCYDYNDFFVGEKNSGHGSDLITGAVAAAEWVDANGTELLEAIVIGYELVGAAMDAFSTAPGGWDYTTLSQFGSCAAIARLLKLDEKQTREALGIMVGNHLAADEVESCELNERGDLTMWKRFNAGDASRNALVACLMAQAGAEGAVRPFTGRQGFVAKLGINWDPLPILAARLDPAKRPSRVAGTYMKYWPVGSMAQSAIRAALEARAQVPDLSRIKQVRVYCCEGVYQQFVEMRQDPWHPISRETADHSMPYVVGAAILDGYIRTESFDPARVLDPVRQAFVAAVKVEKEPALGRLSDPKISRAKAGYLSRVEIELEDETVIHGSAQPFPGHPEAPFTDAEIAEKIRVNAVPFAGPALTERIIETLARIDSLKSVRELTDLLAFDAEAARVGVAAE, encoded by the coding sequence ATGGCCTTACCCAACGCGGTCGATACCTATACCGACGATATCGCTCAGCTGATGGCGCATTACATTGTCAGGGCGGATGCCCGGCTCGACGACAAGCTGAAGGCGGCAGCCCGGCGTGCGCTGTCGGATTCGATCGGCGTGGCGCTGGGCGCATTCGCCTATCCCGCCGTCGCCGTTGGGCGCCGGTTCGTTGCGCCCTTTTCGGCTGAGAGTGGTTGCGTGATTTGGGGCACCCGGATGCGCGCCGCGCCCGACCGCGCCGCGATAGTTAACGGCGTGCTGCTGCGCTGCTACGACTACAATGACTTCTTCGTCGGGGAAAAGAACTCCGGCCATGGCAGCGATCTGATCACCGGCGCGGTGGCGGCGGCCGAATGGGTGGACGCGAACGGCACCGAACTGCTCGAAGCAATCGTCATCGGCTACGAGCTCGTCGGCGCCGCGATGGATGCCTTCTCCACCGCACCGGGCGGCTGGGACTACACCACGCTCAGCCAGTTCGGGAGCTGCGCCGCGATCGCCCGGCTACTGAAGCTCGACGAGAAGCAGACGCGCGAGGCGCTCGGCATCATGGTCGGCAATCACCTCGCCGCCGATGAGGTCGAGAGCTGCGAACTGAACGAACGTGGCGACCTGACTATGTGGAAGCGGTTTAATGCCGGCGATGCCTCGCGCAACGCGCTGGTCGCCTGTCTGATGGCGCAGGCTGGGGCAGAGGGCGCGGTGCGCCCGTTCACCGGCCGGCAGGGCTTCGTCGCAAAGCTCGGCATCAATTGGGATCCGCTGCCGATCCTCGCCGCGCGGCTCGACCCGGCGAAGCGGCCCTCGCGCGTGGCTGGAACCTATATGAAATATTGGCCGGTCGGCTCGATGGCGCAATCGGCGATCCGCGCCGCGCTCGAGGCTCGGGCACAGGTGCCTGACCTTTCGCGGATCAAGCAGGTCCGGGTTTATTGCTGCGAAGGGGTGTATCAGCAATTCGTCGAGATGCGGCAGGACCCATGGCACCCGATCTCGCGCGAGACGGCCGATCATTCGATGCCCTACGTCGTCGGTGCCGCCATCCTCGATGGTTATATCCGGACCGAGAGCTTCGATCCGGCCCGCGTGCTCGATCCGGTGCGACAGGCTTTTGTCGCGGCAGTGAAGGTCGAGAAGGAACCTGCCCTCGGTCGTCTGTCGGATCCGAAGATCTCGCGTGCGAAGGCGGGTTATCTGTCGCGCGTCGAGATCGAACTCGAGGACGAGACTGTGATACATGGTTCTGCGCAGCCCTTCCCCGGACACCCCGAGGCGCCCTTCACCGACGCGGAGATTGCCGAAAAGATCCGCGTCAACGCCGTTCCCTTCGCGGGCCCGGCGCTGACCGAGCGGATTATCGAAACACTGGCGCGGATCGACAGCCTGAAATCCGTGCGCGAGCTCACTGATCTGCTGGCGTTCGATGCGGAGGCCGCGCGCGTCGGCGTGGCGGCGGAATGA
- a CDS encoding non-heme iron oxygenase ferredoxin subunit, whose product MIGVAVKGETLLRLCAADDVQEDLPLRVEVGDMSYAVFRLGDAFYVLADLCSHGPGYLSDGFVEGCEVECPFHQGRFDIRTGVATAAPCEHPVSAWAPVVIDGAIHIDPLNPV is encoded by the coding sequence ATGATCGGCGTGGCGGTGAAGGGCGAGACGCTGCTGCGCCTTTGCGCGGCCGACGATGTCCAGGAGGATCTGCCCCTGCGCGTCGAGGTCGGGGACATGAGCTACGCAGTTTTCCGGCTCGGCGATGCCTTTTACGTACTGGCAGACCTGTGCTCGCATGGGCCTGGCTATCTGTCGGACGGGTTCGTCGAGGGCTGCGAGGTCGAGTGTCCGTTTCATCAGGGCCGCTTCGATATCCGCACCGGCGTGGCTACGGCGGCGCCCTGCGAGCATCCGGTGTCGGCCTGGGCACCTGTGGTGATCGACGGTGCGATTCATATCGACCCTCTCAACCCCGTCTGA
- a CDS encoding LysR substrate-binding domain-containing protein, whose amino-acid sequence MMELRQLRYFVAVAEELHFTRAAERLHIGQPPLSLAIQGIERELGVVLFKRTKRKVELTAAGEQFLQEAQLAIAQFNRAVETARRAARGETGTVRLNYVTSLPLIDVFTRAIRRFRIENPEVHLELGIRTTQQIVDAVLLKSIDVGFIRPALHTILPRCIEVHELFTDRLMLVLPVDHPLAAHEGPVPIGRLHNEPFVLRPRGTGAGFYEQVFALCAEAGFVPEIVQEAEEAATILGLTAAGVGLTIAPKALGAIRISDIVWKELETASDLTSRVIMISNSEAENGLRDRFVEEMMR is encoded by the coding sequence ATGATGGAACTGCGCCAACTCCGCTACTTTGTAGCCGTCGCCGAGGAGTTGCACTTTACCCGCGCGGCCGAGCGGCTGCATATCGGTCAGCCGCCGCTATCGCTTGCGATCCAGGGTATTGAGCGTGAGTTGGGGGTGGTTCTGTTCAAGCGCACCAAGCGCAAGGTCGAGTTGACCGCGGCGGGTGAGCAATTCCTCCAGGAAGCACAACTCGCCATCGCACAGTTCAACCGCGCGGTTGAAACCGCGCGGCGCGCTGCCCGCGGAGAGACCGGAACGGTGCGGCTCAACTACGTCACCTCGCTGCCGCTGATCGATGTGTTCACCCGTGCGATCCGCCGCTTTCGCATCGAGAATCCCGAGGTGCATCTCGAACTTGGCATCCGCACCACACAGCAGATCGTCGACGCGGTGCTGTTGAAATCCATCGACGTCGGCTTCATCCGGCCCGCGCTGCATACGATCCTGCCGCGCTGCATTGAGGTCCACGAACTGTTCACCGACCGACTGATGCTTGTGCTGCCGGTGGATCATCCGCTGGCGGCACATGAGGGGCCGGTACCGATCGGACGTCTGCACAACGAGCCCTTCGTGCTACGCCCGCGCGGCACCGGGGCTGGTTTCTATGAACAAGTCTTCGCGCTCTGCGCCGAGGCGGGTTTCGTGCCCGAGATCGTGCAGGAGGCAGAAGAGGCCGCAACGATCTTGGGGTTGACGGCGGCTGGTGTGGGGCTGACGATCGCACCGAAGGCCCTTGGCGCGATCAGGATCAGCGACATCGTGTGGAAGGAACTGGAAACTGCATCGGACCTGACGAGCCGGGTCATCATGATCTCCAACAGCGAAGCGGAGAACGGCCTGCGTGATCGTTTTGTCGAGGAGATGATGCGCTGA
- a CDS encoding Rieske 2Fe-2S domain-containing protein produces the protein MISEEQNEYLCRTGPGTPMGNLFRRYWIPALLSEELPAPDCPPVRVQLLSERLIAFRDTDGKIGLMDEFCAHRGVSLWFGRNEEGGLRCPYHGWKYDVTGQCVEVPSEPVSSGFCQKIRLKAYPCVETGGVIWTYMGPSEHKPAPPTFEWVHVRPEQRYLSKRWQESNYLQAMEGGIDSSHVSFLHSGDLNRDPLHKGTDGAKYARSTSTTFDIHESGGGLLIGARRQADPGYHYWRITQWMLPWYTLIPPYKGNALNGHAWVPMDDNNCMAWTMTFHPTRDLTEAELATMKAGGGVHCELIPGTFRPLANKDNDYLMDREAQRRKIHYSGIKGISIQDSSLQESMGFIADRTKENLVSTDNAIIMARMRLRKAAKALEAGKVPPGLDAAAQEVRSASFILPENSPEFKETAFAASQMKIGEPFVAV, from the coding sequence ATGATTTCCGAAGAACAGAACGAATACCTCTGCCGTACGGGGCCGGGAACGCCGATGGGTAATCTGTTCCGCCGCTACTGGATTCCGGCTCTGTTGTCCGAGGAACTGCCGGCGCCGGACTGCCCCCCGGTGCGTGTCCAGTTGCTGTCCGAGCGGCTGATCGCATTCCGCGACACCGACGGCAAGATCGGGCTGATGGATGAATTCTGTGCCCACCGCGGCGTGTCGCTCTGGTTCGGCCGTAATGAGGAGGGTGGGCTGCGCTGTCCTTATCACGGCTGGAAATACGACGTCACCGGCCAGTGCGTGGAGGTGCCGTCGGAGCCGGTCTCCTCGGGCTTTTGCCAGAAGATCCGTTTGAAGGCCTATCCCTGCGTGGAAACAGGCGGCGTCATCTGGACTTATATGGGGCCGTCTGAGCATAAGCCAGCACCGCCTACCTTTGAATGGGTCCACGTCCGCCCGGAGCAGCGCTATCTCTCCAAGCGCTGGCAGGAGAGCAATTACCTCCAGGCGATGGAGGGCGGCATCGATTCGAGCCACGTCTCCTTCCTTCACAGCGGTGACCTGAACCGTGACCCGCTGCACAAGGGCACCGACGGCGCCAAATATGCCCGTTCGACCAGCACCACCTTTGACATCCATGAATCCGGCGGCGGGCTTCTGATCGGCGCACGTCGCCAAGCCGATCCAGGCTATCATTACTGGCGCATCACGCAATGGATGCTGCCGTGGTATACATTGATTCCGCCTTACAAGGGCAATGCTCTCAACGGCCATGCCTGGGTGCCGATGGACGACAACAACTGCATGGCCTGGACAATGACCTTCCATCCGACCCGCGACTTGACCGAGGCCGAGCTCGCCACAATGAAGGCGGGCGGCGGCGTTCATTGCGAGCTGATCCCAGGCACTTTCCGCCCGCTTGCCAACAAGGACAATGACTACCTCATGGACCGCGAGGCGCAGCGCAGGAAAATTCACTATTCCGGTATCAAGGGGATCTCTATTCAGGATTCTTCACTACAGGAGAGCATGGGCTTCATCGCCGACCGCACGAAGGAGAATCTCGTCTCGACTGACAATGCGATCATCATGGCGCGGATGCGGCTGCGCAAGGCGGCGAAGGCGCTGGAGGCGGGGAAGGTGCCGCCGGGGCTCGACGCGGCGGCACAGGAGGTTCGATCCGCAAGCTTCATCCTTCCCGAAAACTCGCCCGAGTTCAAGGAGACGGCCTTTGCGGCCTCGCAGATGAAAATCGGCGAACCGTTCGTGGCGGTCTGA